The following are encoded together in the Gopherus evgoodei ecotype Sinaloan lineage chromosome 17, rGopEvg1_v1.p, whole genome shotgun sequence genome:
- the PIPOX gene encoding peroxisomal sarcosine oxidase, whose product MAAAGEPHSSLYDTIVVGAGIQGSFTAYHLAKRGRETLLLEQFPLPHSRGSSHGQSRIIRHAYPQEHYSQMMAESYRLWEQLEAEAGVSLYRQTGLLVLGANTNPEFQCWCRTLVKHNVPGELFTTESLHGRFPGIRPYHGEVGVSDHTAGVLSADRALRAVQDGFQRCGGALHDGEKVTDIKPGVVVTVTTSRGVYQANSLVITAGPWANKLLAPLGLQLPLQTLRINVCYWKEKVPGAYGVSANFPCFLALCAPHHIYGLPSNEYPGLVKICYHSGSLADPEERDRLPETSALPDIQILQDFISKYLPGLVPEPAVVEHCMYTNTPDEDFVLDRHPKFRNIIIGAGFSGHGFKLAPVVGKLLCQLTAGEEPSYAMEPFRIHRFPALPAAAL is encoded by the exons ATGGCGGCTGCAGGCGAGCCCCACAGCTCCCTTTATGACACCATTGTggtgggggctgggatccaggggtCCTTCACTGCCTACCACCTGGCCAAGCGGGGCAGAGAGACCCTCCTGCTGGAACAG TTCCCCCTGCCTCACTCCCGAGGCAGCTCCCATGGCCAGAGCCGGATAATCCGCCACGCCTACCCCCAGGAGCACTACTCGCAGATGATGGCAGAGAGCTACCGCCTGTGGGAGCAGCTGGAAGCCGAGGCTGGTGTCTCGCTGTACAG GCAGACGGGGCTGCTGGTTCTGGGGGCCAACACCAACCCCGAGTTCCAGTGCTGGTGTCGGACGCTGGTGAAGCACAACGTCCCTGGCGAGCTGTTCACCACAGAGTCACTGCATGGGCGCTTCCCTGGCATCCGGCCCTACCACGGGGAGGTGGGCGTGTCCGACCACACTGCAGGGGTACTCTCCGCGGACAGGGCACTCCGGGCTGTGCAG GACGGGTTCCAGCGGTGTGGGGGAGCCCTGCACGATGGTGAAAAGGTGACTGACATCAAGCCGGGGGTCGTGGTTACCGTGACAACCAGCAGAGGTGTGTACCAAGCCAACAGTCTGGTGATTACAGCCGGCCCCTGGGCCAATAAGCTCCTGGCCCCGCTGGGACTGCAGCTGCCTCTCCAG ACGCTGCGCATCAACGTCTGCTACTGGAAGGAGAAGGTCCCCGGGGCTTACGGGGTCTCAGCGAACTTCCCCTGCTTCCTGgccctctgtgccccccaccacATCTACGGGCTGCCCTCCAATGAGTACCCAGGACTGGTGAAG ATCTGCTATCACTCTGGCAGCCTGGCAGACCCCGAGGAGCGTGACCGGCTGCCCGAGACCTCAGCCCTGCCCGACATCCAGATCCTCCAGGACTTCATCAGCAAATACCTGCCAGGCCTGGTGCCAGAGCCGGCCGTGGTGGAGCACTGCATGTACACG AACACCCCAGATGAAGACTTTGTTCTGGATCGGCATCCCAAGTTCCGCAACATCATCATTGGGGCAGGGTTCTCGG GCCATGGGTTCAAGCTGGCGCCCGTGGTCGGGAAGCTCCTGTGCCAGCTCACTGCAGGGGAGGAGCCGTCCTACGCCATGGAGCCGTTTCGCATCCACCGCTTTCCAGCACTGCCCGCCGCTGCCCTGTAG